A window of the Vibrio fluvialis genome harbors these coding sequences:
- the ccoG gene encoding cytochrome c oxidase accessory protein CcoG, with protein sequence MSQDKIDIKDVTPKVFNPKTHKGQEGDRFNPSNRIYVRESKGTYQKLRRYGGWFLLLLFGLVPWISYGDRQAILLDIGHQQFNFFGTTLYPQDLTLLALLFMIAAFGLFFITTFLGRVWCGYLCPQTVWTFMYIWFEEKLEGSANKRRKQDGSKMTANLAMRKTAKHIAWFAIALATGFTFVGYFVPVRDLVIDFFTFNSTFWPVFWVMFFAVCTYGNAGWMRSIMCIHMCPYARFQSAMFDKDTFIVGYNTERGEQRGPRSRKADKKALGLGDCIDCDLCVQVCPTGIDIRDGLQYECINCGACIDACDTTMERMGYDKGLISYTTEHRLSGKHTKVMRPKLLGYGAVLLVMIGLFFAQVAAVDPAGLSVIRDRNQLFRTNSSGEIENTYTLKVINKTQHIQTYKLDVSGLTDVSWYGKQTVQVEPGEVLNLPMSLGVKPDNLSSPVATIQFILTDDSNQFTMQVESRFIKKL encoded by the coding sequence ATGAGTCAGGACAAGATCGACATCAAAGATGTGACTCCGAAAGTCTTTAACCCGAAGACCCATAAAGGTCAGGAAGGAGACCGGTTCAACCCGAGCAACCGCATTTACGTGCGCGAAAGCAAAGGGACCTACCAGAAGCTGCGCCGTTACGGAGGCTGGTTTCTGCTGCTGTTGTTTGGATTGGTACCGTGGATTTCCTACGGCGATCGCCAGGCCATTCTGCTCGATATCGGCCACCAGCAGTTCAATTTCTTCGGCACAACGCTCTACCCGCAGGATCTGACCCTGCTGGCACTGCTGTTTATGATCGCGGCGTTCGGCCTGTTCTTTATCACTACCTTTTTAGGCCGGGTGTGGTGTGGTTACCTGTGCCCGCAAACCGTATGGACGTTCATGTACATCTGGTTTGAAGAAAAACTGGAAGGCAGTGCCAACAAGCGCCGTAAGCAAGACGGCAGTAAAATGACCGCCAATCTGGCGATGCGCAAAACCGCCAAACACATCGCCTGGTTTGCGATTGCTCTGGCGACGGGTTTCACGTTCGTGGGCTACTTCGTGCCGGTACGCGATCTGGTTATCGACTTCTTTACCTTCAACTCGACCTTCTGGCCGGTGTTCTGGGTGATGTTCTTTGCCGTTTGTACCTACGGTAATGCGGGCTGGATGCGTTCTATCATGTGTATTCACATGTGCCCGTACGCACGTTTCCAATCGGCGATGTTCGATAAAGATACTTTCATCGTCGGTTACAACACCGAGCGCGGCGAACAGCGCGGCCCTCGCTCACGTAAAGCCGACAAAAAAGCGCTCGGTCTGGGTGACTGTATCGATTGTGATTTGTGTGTTCAGGTGTGCCCGACCGGTATCGATATTCGTGATGGCCTGCAATATGAGTGCATCAACTGTGGTGCCTGCATTGACGCATGTGACACCACCATGGAGCGCATGGGCTACGACAAAGGGCTGATCAGTTACACCACTGAGCACCGTTTGTCAGGCAAGCATACCAAAGTGATGCGGCCGAAACTGCTGGGTTACGGTGCGGTGTTACTGGTGATGATCGGGCTGTTCTTTGCGCAGGTGGCGGCGGTTGATCCAGCCGGCCTCAGCGTTATTCGTGACCGGAATCAGCTGTTCCGAACTAACAGCTCCGGCGAGATTGAAAATACTTACACCCTCAAGGTGATCAACAAAACTCAGCACATCCAAACCTACAAACTCGATGTCAGTGGTCTGACGGATGTATCGTGGTATGGCAAACAAACCGTGCAGGTGGAACCGGGCGAAGTGCTCAACCTGCCGATGAGTCTGGGGGTCAAACCTGACAATCTCAGCTCTCCGGTTGCGACAATTCAGTTTATACTCACCGATGACAGCAACCAATTCACAATGCAAGTGGAAAGCCGGTTTATTAAAAAGCTTTAA
- a CDS encoding serine/threonine protein kinase, giving the protein MTLATFHFDALTPDFMWYALESIGIRAESGFLALNSYENRVYQFSDEDRRRFVVKFYRPQRWSIEQIQEEHDFALELADAEIPLAAPLVINGASLHHYQGYHFALFNSVGGRQFEVDNEEQLEWVGRFLGRIHKVGASKTFIHRPTISLDEYLYQPRALLHNAQCIPMHLENSFFHDLDMLISRIEQHWQPGQALIRLHGDCHPGNILWRDGPMFVDLDDARNGPAVQDLWMLLNGDRNDKLTQLDIVLEGYQEFCDFNFNQLKLIEPLRGLRMVHYMAWLAKRWQDPAFPLAFPWFNDPKYWESQVLAFKEQIAALEEPPLSLMPQW; this is encoded by the coding sequence ATGACACTAGCAACCTTTCATTTTGATGCCCTGACGCCCGACTTTATGTGGTACGCGCTAGAGAGCATCGGTATTCGCGCTGAATCGGGTTTTCTGGCGCTCAACAGTTACGAAAACCGCGTGTATCAGTTCAGCGATGAAGACCGCCGCCGTTTTGTGGTCAAGTTTTACCGCCCGCAGCGCTGGAGCATCGAACAGATTCAGGAAGAGCACGACTTTGCACTGGAGCTGGCCGACGCCGAGATCCCGCTCGCCGCACCACTGGTGATCAACGGCGCTTCACTGCACCACTATCAGGGTTACCATTTTGCGCTGTTTAACAGCGTTGGCGGGCGCCAGTTTGAAGTCGACAATGAAGAACAGCTGGAATGGGTCGGACGCTTTCTCGGCCGCATTCATAAGGTGGGCGCGAGCAAAACGTTCATTCATCGCCCGACGATCAGCCTGGATGAGTATCTCTATCAGCCGCGCGCGCTGCTGCATAACGCACAATGTATTCCGATGCATTTAGAAAACAGTTTTTTCCACGATCTGGATATGTTGATCAGCAGAATCGAGCAGCACTGGCAACCGGGTCAAGCCTTGATTCGCCTGCATGGCGACTGCCACCCGGGCAATATTTTGTGGCGGGATGGCCCGATGTTTGTCGATCTTGACGATGCTCGTAATGGCCCGGCGGTACAGGATTTGTGGATGTTGCTCAATGGCGATCGCAACGACAAGCTTACCCAACTCGATATTGTGCTTGAAGGCTATCAAGAGTTCTGCGATTTTAACTTTAATCAATTGAAACTTATCGAGCCACTTCGCGGTCTACGAATGGTGCACTACATGGCATGGCTGGCAAAACGTTGGCAAGATCCGGCCTTTCCGCTCGCCTTTCCCTGGTTTAATGATCCAAAATACTGGGAGAGTCAGGTATTGGCATTCAAAGAACAAATCGCAGCATTAGAAGAGCCTCCGCTCTCGCTGATGCCACAATGGTAA
- a CDS encoding thiol:disulfide interchange protein DsbA/DsbL, whose amino-acid sequence MKKLFALVATLMLSLSAHAAQFKEGEQYKVLNLEPSSKPSVTEYFSFYCPHCNAFEPIISQLKTKLPEGVKLQKNHVSFMGGDMGKSMSKAYATMIALNVEDKMIPVMFDRIHNLRKPPKNDAELRQIFVDEGIDGAKFDAAFNGFAVDSMVRRFDKQFQESGLTGVPSVVVNNHYLVQAQGIKTMDEYFDLVNYLLSK is encoded by the coding sequence ATGAAAAAGCTGTTTGCACTGGTTGCAACCCTGATGTTAAGCCTGTCGGCCCATGCCGCGCAGTTCAAAGAAGGGGAACAATACAAAGTGCTCAACTTAGAGCCTTCCTCAAAACCGAGCGTCACTGAGTACTTTTCGTTCTACTGTCCGCATTGTAACGCGTTCGAACCGATCATCTCTCAGCTAAAAACCAAGCTGCCGGAAGGCGTGAAGCTGCAAAAAAACCACGTTTCATTCATGGGTGGTGACATGGGCAAATCGATGAGCAAAGCCTACGCGACCATGATTGCACTGAACGTTGAAGACAAAATGATCCCAGTGATGTTTGACCGCATTCACAACCTGCGCAAGCCACCAAAAAATGATGCCGAGCTGCGTCAGATCTTCGTTGATGAAGGCATCGACGGTGCGAAATTCGACGCTGCGTTTAACGGCTTCGCGGTGGACTCTATGGTGCGCCGCTTTGACAAGCAGTTTCAGGAAAGCGGCCTGACCGGCGTTCCTTCTGTCGTGGTGAACAACCACTATCTGGTTCAGGCGCAAGGCATCAAAACGATGGACGAGTACTTTGATCTGGTGAACTACCTGCTGAGCAAGTAA